In the Sinorhizobium arboris LMG 14919 genome, one interval contains:
- a CDS encoding MFS transporter translates to MRNNLLPVAALLLGTLFLFLGNGLQGLLLPVRGTAEGYPTTILGLLGTLWATGFVLGCFFAPNVVKRIGHVRAFSVFTALIAIVSLLTGILIDPIWWLALRAVTGFSTAGTSMIIESWLNERATNESRGVIFSLYIAITLFGVVGGQMMIPFGETSTTLFFMICGILYCVAMLPTLLSRAASPQPLKQVRLDLRGLYRNSPVSFLGILLIGIANGAFGTLGAVFGRQAGLSDSTVATMMSVAIFSGAAMQLPAGRISDRIDRRYVLAALAGVGALAGLLIFLVEPGQVWIVLTLIAIYGAAANALYPIAVSHANDFATPEDFVKVSGGLLLLYGIGTIIGPTIGGPIMTASGPYGLFMITACAHMLITAYAIVRSRRRAPVPAAERENFSPVNAGTATTPESLQLSPRAAPLEEPPDEGADDPQEEERSNEPV, encoded by the coding sequence ATGAGAAATAACCTGCTTCCCGTTGCCGCGCTGCTGCTCGGTACACTGTTTCTCTTCCTTGGAAACGGTCTGCAGGGCCTGCTCCTGCCGGTGCGCGGCACGGCGGAAGGATATCCGACCACCATCCTCGGCCTGCTCGGTACGCTCTGGGCCACCGGTTTCGTGCTCGGCTGCTTCTTCGCGCCCAATGTCGTCAAGCGCATCGGGCATGTGCGCGCCTTCAGCGTGTTCACGGCTCTGATCGCGATCGTCTCCCTGTTGACGGGCATTCTGATCGACCCGATCTGGTGGCTGGCGCTCCGTGCGGTCACAGGTTTCTCCACCGCCGGGACCTCGATGATCATCGAAAGCTGGCTGAACGAGCGCGCCACCAATGAGAGCCGCGGCGTGATCTTCTCGCTCTACATCGCCATCACCCTTTTCGGTGTCGTCGGCGGCCAGATGATGATTCCCTTCGGCGAGACGTCGACGACCCTCTTCTTCATGATCTGCGGCATTCTCTATTGCGTGGCGATGCTGCCGACGCTGTTGTCCAGGGCCGCTTCGCCGCAGCCGCTGAAACAGGTCCGTCTCGACCTGCGCGGCCTCTACCGCAATTCGCCGGTCTCCTTTCTCGGTATCCTGCTCATCGGTATCGCCAACGGCGCGTTCGGCACGCTCGGCGCGGTCTTCGGCCGCCAGGCCGGGCTGTCGGACAGCACCGTAGCGACGATGATGAGTGTGGCGATCTTCTCGGGCGCCGCCATGCAACTGCCGGCCGGCCGCATCTCCGACCGTATCGACCGCCGCTATGTGCTTGCGGCTCTCGCCGGTGTCGGCGCTCTCGCAGGCCTCCTGATCTTTCTCGTCGAGCCCGGTCAGGTCTGGATCGTTCTGACGCTGATCGCGATCTACGGCGCAGCCGCCAATGCGCTCTACCCGATCGCAGTTTCCCACGCCAACGACTTCGCCACACCCGAGGACTTCGTGAAGGTTTCGGGCGGGCTCCTGCTGCTCTACGGCATCGGCACAATCATCGGTCCGACGATCGGCGGGCCGATAATGACCGCCAGCGGCCCCTATGGCCTCTTCATGATCACGGCCTGTGCGCATATGCTCATCACTGCCTACGCAATCGTCCGCAGCCGCCGGCGCGCACCGGTACCCGCGGCCGAGCGTGAAAACTTCTCGCCGGTCAATGCCGGCACGGCGACGACGCCGGAGAGTCTGCAGCTCTCGCCGCGTGCGGCTCCGCTGGAGGAACCGCCGGACGAAGGCGCCGACGACCCCCAAGAGGAGGAGAGATCGAATGAGCCTGTTTGA
- the rcdA gene encoding protease adaptor protein RcdA: MSDRGLNTVSFAGHAASSAQFKALYAEGMGLVEETASYLDGPGRTAAKVLPRMASVLYAAESMRLTTRLMQMASWLLLQRAVNNGEMSREQVLSEKSKVRLDSFNVDRNAPGWNDLPESFRELIERSLRLQNRVALLDREIYRPQEATSFVPDNQNGVKAQIKLLQTAFGAN, from the coding sequence ATGTCCGATAGAGGATTGAATACCGTCAGTTTCGCCGGTCACGCTGCGTCATCGGCGCAGTTCAAGGCACTCTATGCTGAAGGAATGGGCCTGGTCGAGGAAACGGCAAGCTATCTCGATGGCCCCGGCCGCACTGCCGCCAAGGTGCTGCCGCGCATGGCGTCCGTTCTCTATGCTGCCGAGTCGATGCGCCTCACCACTCGGCTGATGCAGATGGCCTCGTGGCTCCTGCTGCAGCGTGCCGTCAACAATGGCGAGATGAGCCGCGAGCAGGTCCTGTCGGAAAAAAGCAAGGTGCGTCTCGACAGCTTCAACGTCGACCGCAACGCACCCGGCTGGAACGATCTGCCGGAGAGCTTCCGCGAGCTGATCGAGCGGTCGCTCAGGCTGCAGAACCGCGTCGCCCTGCTCGACCGCGAGATCTACCGGCCGCAGGAGGCAACGAGCTTCGTTCCGGACAACCAGAACGGCGTCAAGGCGCAGATCAAGCTGCTGCAGACCGCCTTCGGAGCGAACTGA
- the rpmE gene encoding 50S ribosomal protein L31, with translation MKADIHPDYHTIKVVMTDGTEYETRSTWGTEGATMNLEIDPKSHPAWTGGNQQLVDRGGRVSKFKKRFEGLGL, from the coding sequence ATGAAGGCAGACATCCATCCCGACTACCACACGATCAAGGTTGTCATGACCGACGGCACCGAATACGAAACCCGCTCGACCTGGGGTACGGAAGGTGCGACCATGAACCTGGAAATCGACCCCAAGTCGCATCCGGCCTGGACCGGCGGCAACCAGCAGCTCGTCGATCGCGGCGGACGCGTTTCCAAGTTCAAGAAGCGCTTCGAAGGCCTCGGTCTCTGA
- a CDS encoding DUF1192 domain-containing protein, producing the protein MSLFDEDQPKKKIEHEIGSDLSLLSVDELGARIALLTEEIARLEAERNRKSASRSAAENLFR; encoded by the coding sequence ATGAGCCTGTTTGACGAGGACCAACCGAAAAAGAAGATCGAGCACGAGATCGGCAGCGATCTTTCGCTGCTCTCCGTGGACGAGCTTGGCGCACGCATCGCGCTTTTGACGGAGGAGATCGCAAGGCTGGAAGCGGAACGGAACCGCAAGTCGGCAAGCCGTTCGGCCGCCGAAAACCTTTTCCGTTGA
- a CDS encoding ABC transporter transmembrane domain-containing protein translates to MPRQEKQAPARRSIRPLATVLPYLSRYRGLAIGAAISLTVAAVTTLTLPMAVRRMIDHGFSNSDSGFINTYFSMLMVIAVVLALASAARYYFVISLGERIVADLRRDVFARVMQLSASFFDVNQSGEIVSRLTADTTQIKSAVGATASVALRNLILCLGAMGMMVYTSPKLSSLVLAAIPLIVFPLVGFGRSVRRRSREAQDMLAAASAYAGEAIAATRTVQAFNGEESARLRFGNAVEAAYRAARAATRARSVLTAFAITMIFGSVVAVLWFGARDVLAGSLSAGTLGQFLLYSVFAAGSLGALSEVWGELSQAAGAAERLNELLSEVPEIRAPDHPVAMPVPAAGAVEFDEVHFAYPARPDYKSLRGLSFSVRPGETVAIVGPSGAGKSTVFSMLLRYYDPAKGTVRIDGTDVRTVDPEDLRERIAIVPQDVTIFATSVHDNIAFGVPDASREAVRAAAVAAQAEEFIGRLEHGYDTLVGERGVTLSGGQRQRIAIARAILKNAPILLLDEATSALDAESETLVQTALDGLMKERTTLVIAHRLATVLKADRILVMEHGHIAEEGTHESLIRQGGLYAKLARLQFDHGAEALFVASRS, encoded by the coding sequence GTGCCAAGACAAGAAAAACAAGCGCCGGCGCGCAGATCCATCCGCCCGCTCGCCACCGTGCTGCCCTATCTCTCGCGCTACCGCGGCCTTGCGATCGGCGCTGCGATCTCCCTGACCGTTGCGGCTGTCACTACGCTGACATTGCCCATGGCCGTTCGCCGGATGATCGATCACGGCTTCTCCAATTCCGATTCCGGCTTCATCAATACCTATTTCTCAATGCTCATGGTGATAGCGGTGGTCCTCGCCCTGGCCAGCGCCGCCCGTTATTACTTCGTCATCTCGCTCGGCGAGCGCATTGTCGCCGATCTCAGGCGCGACGTCTTCGCCCGCGTCATGCAGCTTTCGGCCTCCTTCTTCGACGTCAATCAGTCCGGGGAGATCGTCTCGCGGCTCACGGCCGACACGACGCAGATCAAGTCGGCGGTGGGTGCGACGGCGTCGGTGGCGCTTCGTAACCTGATCCTCTGTCTCGGTGCGATGGGCATGATGGTCTACACGAGCCCGAAGCTCTCGAGCCTCGTGCTCGCCGCAATCCCGCTCATCGTCTTCCCCCTTGTCGGCTTCGGCCGCTCGGTACGCCGGCGCTCGCGCGAAGCGCAGGACATGCTCGCAGCCGCCTCCGCCTATGCCGGCGAAGCGATCGCCGCCACCCGCACGGTGCAGGCTTTCAATGGTGAGGAGAGCGCACGATTGCGGTTCGGCAACGCGGTTGAGGCGGCCTATCGCGCCGCTCGCGCTGCGACCAGGGCACGCTCGGTTCTGACCGCCTTTGCCATCACCATGATCTTCGGAAGCGTGGTTGCCGTGCTCTGGTTCGGTGCACGGGACGTCCTCGCGGGTTCGCTTTCAGCCGGCACGCTCGGTCAGTTCCTGCTCTATTCCGTATTCGCGGCAGGCAGCCTCGGCGCACTCTCGGAGGTCTGGGGCGAGCTCTCGCAGGCGGCAGGCGCCGCCGAGCGTCTGAACGAGCTGCTGAGCGAGGTACCGGAGATCAGGGCGCCCGATCACCCGGTCGCTATGCCCGTTCCTGCCGCAGGCGCGGTCGAGTTCGACGAGGTCCACTTTGCCTATCCCGCCCGTCCGGACTACAAGAGCCTCAGGGGCTTGAGTTTTTCGGTAAGGCCGGGCGAGACGGTCGCGATCGTCGGGCCGTCCGGCGCCGGCAAGAGCACCGTCTTCTCGATGCTGTTGCGCTACTACGACCCGGCAAAGGGCACCGTTCGCATCGACGGTACGGACGTGCGCACGGTCGACCCCGAGGACCTGCGCGAGCGGATTGCGATCGTGCCTCAGGACGTGACCATCTTCGCCACCTCGGTGCACGACAACATCGCCTTCGGCGTGCCGGACGCAAGCCGTGAAGCGGTCCGCGCCGCCGCTGTCGCGGCACAGGCCGAAGAGTTCATCGGAAGGCTGGAACATGGTTACGACACGCTGGTCGGCGAGCGCGGCGTGACCCTTTCCGGCGGCCAGCGCCAGCGCATCGCGATCGCACGCGCCATCCTCAAAAACGCTCCGATCCTTCTTCTCGACGAGGCAACCTCGGCGCTCGACGCGGAGAGCGAAACGCTGGTGCAAACGGCGCTCGACGGCCTGATGAAGGAGCGCACGACGCTCGTCATCGCCCATCGGCTCGCCACCGTGCTCAAGGCGGACCGCATCCTGGTGATGGAACATGGCCACATCGCCGAGGAAGGCACCCACGAGTCGCTGATCCGCCAAGGCGGGCTTTACGCAAAGCTTGCGCGGCTGCAGTTCGATCACGGCGCGGAAGCACTCTTCGTCGCTTCGCGAAGCTAG